TTGCTGCCCTATTAAAACATTATACCATTTACACATCTCTTAACTTTCGTTTCTACATGtggataacacacacacacacacacatacaatgtttTGTACCCTGTAGCGCAAGATAACATGATCAATAACGACTATGCAATTGAAactattacccccccccctctctgaACCACTACTGCAGTTAAGGATTTAACAAGACATTTTGCCGCATGTGTGTACATAAAATCTACAGACCCCATGGGTCCTTTTCAGGTCTTCCTTTCAAATCGACCGCATGTTACTTGTacttgtatatattcatatttgcttgaaataaatgtcattgaacttgaacttgaatttcTGTTTAATACCTCCATCATAAAATCCGCGAGAGTCGCCAAGTAAGATTTAAGTAGGTAAGTTACATTCATAAATAGACGATTATCAGCTCTGAAACGAGTGAATCCAACAAAATTGGATATCCCAATTAAACTGAAATAAGAATCAGTGAAAATCAGTGTCCTAAATTTGTACTCTTAAATAGAAAGGTAAGGCTTCTCTGAAACGCTTTTATATTTTGCTCCTAATTGTgctcaaacaaaagaaaacataaacataaacaatttGTCAGGAAAAACATATTCAAAGATCCACATTTGTATGAGTAACGTTCATATACAGTTCCTCTTGTGACGTTGCTTTATTGTCAATGTGGTCGTCTTTTGTTTTGTCCACCTTAGCATACAGTTCGTCGCACGTTGGTGGTTTTGCTGCCGAATTTGCCCCAGCTGTTTTGTTGACCGTTGCATACAATTCTTCGCACGTTGCTGGTTTTGCTGCCGAATTTGCCGCAACTGTTTTGTTGACCGTTGCATTCAGTTCTTCGCACGTTGCTGGTTTTGCTGCCGAATTTGCGACAACTGTTTTGTTTACCGTTGCATACAATTCTTCACAAGGTTTGGTGTTTGAAACATAACTCATGGGACTCTCAGGGTCATAGCAGTCGCTCAAGATGTCATCTCTCCTTTTAGGATGCTTGTCATTGGTGGAACCTTTATCAGGATTCAGCAAGCAGTATTCCCCGGAGTCGAAAGCGTCAGTGAACTGTGGTCTGTTGAACGTTTCAATACTACTAGCTTCGTCAGGATGTAGTTGATAATAGAAAGCATCGTCACGATTGACGGGTGTTAGGGATCCCGCGCAGGGATACGGTATGTCATCACTTCTGTCGGAGTGAACTTCACCATGAGAAGAAGGACCAGAAACTGAGAAGTCTGTTGGGGGACTTTGCAAACTCTTATCCAGGAGGGAACAATTACAGTGATCGTACTCACTGTCTGTATTGCTAGGAATACTCTGGGCAGATCGTTTGCCAAAATTCAACGAATTATAGCACCTTTCATCAAACAAATGGGCTCCATCAAAAGATCTAGAGCCTTTTTTCTTCAGCCAATCGTTTCCACAGAGGTCTACATCCTGGTATTCACAGTCCTCATAGCCGATTGCAGTTTGATCGAAAGATGTTTCCTGTACTCCATGGTTCTCATAAACACACGGGATACTTACTGATGCATGTACAGAGGTAGTTACGTTGTTCTGGAATGAGACTGCGCAAAGGGAGACTTTTTGTAAGTTTGATGCCTGTGACGGTCCCTTTTCTACTTCCGCGGCGTCCTGGTAGATGTGATAAAGGTTCTCTTGATGAGTCGTGACGTCTCTGAAAATATTGCCATGGTGGTTCTGGGAAGGGTGACCCTCTGCTACACCGTCAGCAATGGTAGTGTTCAACACAACATGATCCGTCGAGCTCAAATTTTGGTTTGGATTGTCTATGCGAAGCATCTCCAGTTGTCTGATTGactgatttgaaatttgtgaggATCTGCGTCTGTAACGGCAATCATAAGAAAGATACACTGTTTActgttttggaaaaaaaagaaacgaaacaGAATACAAACCACCAATAACAATATTGCATTTTCGAGACGGAATGAAAACAGATATCACAAATATACAATTGTTAAATTTATCAACTTGTTTTGGTTTGTCCCACAGAAAAAGATGTAATAAGGACATTGAAATAATGATTGAACATCAAAATCCATTTACACACTttgaaaatatatgtgacccgctacaacaaaatgatcctaaagtcgggcgaggtcgattatttgaaaattgcatgatataatcccctaatctttctgctttaaattgatatataacacattttataaaaataatcggtgtttaaaagagagcatatcgagacgtctggaaaatcactgtttcgagaaaagcgctctaaaagtcttcctttcgacgcaatcgcgatcaagggacacgcaagtcagtttcacctctggacaatagaaggtaagccctagcaacccccgaagagttcattcaagcacatcagcgtcggcggtctcctcaccaaccaatcagtgaccaggatgtgagaagcggctgagcatagcgcaccccgcccgcacgcaccagtcgactgggcagtgtgcgagcttcacgcttcggttagcagcaagcagcaaactgaccaatgagatcactctggtcgttgttaggggcggaacctatctgtggcgctcaatccaaattttcgaactagtttctgcttcgttgaaacgccaaaaaacatggctcagaaaaacgctatttttagTCTTtcatttgatcattttgcttcaaaatttcgacagatgatagaagacatgttagattCCAATAatatcgtaagttttgaccaatattaatgctctgacttcaaactcgattttcacggcttcggccgtgcgcgactttaggacctttttgttgtagcgggtcacatatgttttgctggaatacacacacatacattttagTTGTTTATTCAAAGTTTGAAGCATTAATTACGTTACTAAATAATGTAGAAAACGACAGCACAATGGCACAAGTAGGAAACAACTTCAACTACTTCCCGCAGCAATTTCCAAACACCAACCTCCAACACTTTaacacataatatacacacgcaaatacacgtacacacaatACTGAGTTTATACGGAAACACTCACCTTTTCTTGTGATGTCTGCACAATACTATGACGAGAATGGCAAGAAGTATCGGAACAACACACAGTAGAGCTGCCATCGCAAAGACGTCACCATTATTCTCAGGAACTTCAGAAGCTGAAATGTAATTCAGTACAATAAATCTTTGTCATCctttgtaaaaaagaaaaaaggatatTGCATTTGAGCGCACAATGCATTCACATAATCCCGTAGAGTACACAATTATCGTATCATCAACAAAATAATCCTGAATTGATAGCCCTCAGATGCAATGCACTAAAGACATTATTTTACACATGGAAGGATAGGGTACCACTTAGTATGCAATTTTGAGAAATTACCATTATTTGATAATATCAAATTATGGATTTTGCTCTGTTATGGAATTGCTCTATTCTAAATCAATATACATTTGTTATTGCCTTTGAATTACTAATAGCAGATCAGGTTGACGCGATGACACAGGTTCCCATGTCGAAAACCCCTTTTTTCCCTCCATTTCAGGTCGCAtgaaaactgtgtgtgtgtgtgtgtgcgtgtgtgtgtgtgtgtaaagataAATCTGCTTACAATAATGAACATGAGTTAATATCGCAAGCAGCAAAACGTGGTTGCAATAACCATTTAATATACaagatgaaattgaaaatctgaga
Above is a window of Diadema setosum chromosome 4, eeDiaSeto1, whole genome shotgun sequence DNA encoding:
- the LOC140227965 gene encoding uncharacterized protein, with amino-acid sequence MDCQLTLTDCSSNKAVRLKCQEPFGELESERRNSQKWTCPSQVDQESDQLVHESFNISVGFCVHPGHVSNGHWDSDMTYFGSEITLICDEGYIVNGSATLQCVWLPGRSTYFPTWNGSIPFCWKFESVTKGGTTTTLTPTQNADYISNEGLLPYELTTLPEITATSSLTSEVPENNGDVFAMAALLCVVPILLAILVIVLCRHHKKRRRSSQISNQSIRQLEMLRIDNPNQNLSSTDHVVLNTTIADGVAEGHPSQNHHGNIFRDVTTHQENLYHIYQDAAEVEKGPSQASNLQKVSLCAVSFQNNVTTSVHASVSIPCVYENHGVQETSFDQTAIGYEDCEYQDVDLCGNDWLKKKGSRSFDGAHLFDERCYNSLNFGKRSAQSIPSNTDSEYDHCNCSLLDKSLQSPPTDFSVSGPSSHGEVHSDRSDDIPYPCAGSLTPVNRDDAFYYQLHPDEASSIETFNRPQFTDAFDSGEYCLLNPDKGSTNDKHPKRRDDILSDCYDPESPMSYVSNTKPCEELYATVNKTVVANSAAKPATCEELNATVNKTVAANSAAKPATCEELYATVNKTAGANSAAKPPTCDELYAKVDKTKDDHIDNKATSQEELYMNVTHTNVDL